The DNA sequence GAATCGAGCTTCACTCGCGAGCTGGGGGTAGCCCGATAACGTCGTGCCGAGCTGTTCGAGGGACGTCCGCGAGCGCTCCGAGATAGCTTCCCATCCCCCCATCCACCGGGTGAGCTCCTTCATGAAGGCGAGGGACTTATCGAAGGTTTCACGAGGCGGCTGAGGCTCGCGGATCCGTCCATGGAATGGGAGGAGATCGGGAAAGAAACCGTAAGGCTCCACACTCAGGAAACCACGCTCGTCGGCGGCGAAAACTAGATTGATGTGGCGGTCCCGGCAGAACCTCCGCACCAGAAGCTTGATGGAGAGCCGGTCACACTCCTCGATCACGAGATCGACGCCGTCCAGGAACGCCCCGAGGTTCTCCTCGGTGACGCCCTCCTCGAACACTGTCACGCTCAGGTAGGGGTTCACTTTGGCGATTCGGCGCGCCGCGATCCGGCACTTGCTTTCGCCGAGCTCGTCGAAGCCGGCCTCGATCCGGTTCAAGTTCGATAGCTCGAGCCGATCGAAATCGCCGAGAACGATCTCACCGCACAGATGCTCTCGCGCCACGGTGGCCGCTGCCTCGGCGCCGACGGAAAGACCAATGACCGCCACCCGCCTCGTCCTCAGGAGACGCTGCTCTTCTCGGGTGATCTTGTCGGCGTTCCGATCGGTGATGGTCGCGAAGTACGCGTCGGGCCCGAGGAGGTGGACGACTTTCCTTTCCCACGGAAGATATACCCAATTGCCCGAGCTCGCGCCTCGCTCGACGGTGGCATCCTGCCACTCCATCCGGTCGATGAGTCGGAGCCCGCGCTCCCGGCAGAAAGTCGTCAGGCTCCCGAGCTCGTCGTCCGCGAGGGTGAACAGGAACGGCCGGAAGCTCTCGTCGGGAGGAATAGAGGGCGAGACCACAGCCCCCTGGAAGGCCCGCAGATCGCTCATAATTTCTTGTCCCAGGTCTGGCCGACGAGGTCGTGGCCGAAGCTTTCGTGTTTCTCCTCGCCCACGAGCTCGAAACCCACGGCTTCGTAGATGTGGCGCGCCGCGTGCAGCACGTCGTTCGTCCAGAGCGTCATCTTCTTGTAGCCGCGCGCGCGGGCGAACCGCACGCATTCGTCGACCAGACGTCGCCCAATCCCCAGACCCCGTGCCCGGGGCTCGACGAGAAGGAGGCGCAGCTTCGCAACGGTCTTGGTGTGCTTCACGACGAATGCCGAGCCGACGTTCTCCCCGTCCTTTTCCGCAATCC is a window from the Vicinamibacteria bacterium genome containing:
- a CDS encoding ThiF family adenylyltransferase: MSDLRAFQGAVVSPSIPPDESFRPFLFTLADDELGSLTTFCRERGLRLIDRMEWQDATVERGASSGNWVYLPWERKVVHLLGPDAYFATITDRNADKITREEQRLLRTRRVAVIGLSVGAEAAATVAREHLCGEIVLGDFDRLELSNLNRIEAGFDELGESKCRIAARRIAKVNPYLSVTVFEEGVTEENLGAFLDGVDLVIEECDRLSIKLLVRRFCRDRHINLVFAADERGFLSVEPYGFFPDLLPFHGRIREPQPPRETFDKSLAFMKELTRWMGGWEAISERSRTSLEQLGTTLSGYPQLASEARF